A segment of the Lycium ferocissimum isolate CSIRO_LF1 chromosome 5, AGI_CSIRO_Lferr_CH_V1, whole genome shotgun sequence genome:
aggattatcattatccattaaatttaaattttgaaatttgaacttgaaagttggaagagagagagagagagatagagagagacagagagagatttagatgagtaggaaatttagggaaagaggagagtagggaattgtgagacaatgtggagaagaatgaatggtatttatagattAAAAATAGCGCcaaagtataatttaaggaacttgatggttaaaataaaattaacaacaagtagattttaaagtatcaaacttaataaattttagtattagattttttaaaaactaattaAAATCCTATTTCaccaacttaaaaaaaaacccgCCCCCGCCCACTTAGCTCATTATGTACTCCCTGCCCCCCGGTAAAGTGGGCCGACGGATACCCCTTTCCCTCCTCCAACCCGGCCTCATGTGACCCGCATTTATATGGCCCGACCTGACCCACTTGACAGGCTTAGTAGGCATCACGCTTAAGAGACTATTTGGGTGGTGAGTCGAACTAAAGTTAGCTAAGTGCTTACATATTTCTTACATATGACTACTAGGgagaataagatgacttatgtGCTTACTTACGCCGCCCACTTTTTGGTCAAATCTCTCGTCTTGCTAAATCATTAATGTTTTCTCCTtccttaaaacataaaaaattaaatataacaTTATGAGTCACCGATTAactttatctttctttttcaattccATGAGGAAATTGATATGATTAGACCGGTACGATTAGCTTTATAATTCGAATTGAGTTCATCTAGCACCATAGCTCTATATATAATTCGAATTAGGTTTATCCTTGATGAACTATATTACTGGTATTGATCTCCAAAATAAGACGACATGTATATCTAAGCCTTGAACAACCAACCATACAGTCAGTCAATCACCGACCAGTCAACAAAATAGTAATATGAGATACTTCCAGATATGTAATAGTCGGCTAAGCTACAAGAAGTAATTTCATTAAAACTGAATTCAATGAACTCCATGACCTAGAATGGAGCTCACCATGGCCATCTCCAATAGTTAATTtattctctctctaaaatattttctttctgtACACAAGTCCGTTAATAACATAACGGTCACATTTTCATAGCTTTTCCGGGAGATCGGAGCTCCGGCTCTTTCTCATGGAGACACCGACTGTCTTACCTCCGGTGGCTCACGCAGAAAACACCAATCCTCCTGGAAAAACAACAGCTGATGACAAAACCCTTCGAATTTGACATATTCCTTTGCGGTGAAAGCCCTGACAAATCCAAACCCTGCCCTTAAACCAAATCGTTATGGAAATCCTGATGTCAAAGCTCGACATTCCAACCACAATGGAATTCCGGTGGtgattttcaagaaataagatTTTTATGGTGTGATGGCTGAAGATTATCAGATTGAGAGAATCAGATCCAAATTTGCAGAAAAAGCCACTGAAAGAGGTAGTTGTAGAATAGAAGTCTATGATTTAAGAACTGTCATGCTTGATTTCAATAATGAAGATGATTTTAAAAATACCCGATTTAGAAGATCCATAGAAATTGAAGGACAAGCGATGTGGCTTGAAAAGTGGACACTTGATTTTAGGCCGGATGTGGATTCTCCCGATTTGGGTACTAGTACCAGATCTACTTATACATTGTCACTTATGGCATTATGTTAAACAAATTGTAGGAGTTGTTGGTACACCCCTTTCAATGGATATGGCCACTGAAAACAGGACCAGACTTAGTATGACTAAGGTTAGAGTAGAAGTTGATCTGACTAAGCCAAAAATTGACTCTGTTTGATTTAGCGTGGAAGATGAAGATAGTCCTTTGAAAGGTTTTACTCAAAaatttgaatatgaaaatgtgccAAAGTTTTGTAGACATTGCAAACTACTTGGTCATTCTATATTACAATGTCGACATGCTGAAAAGAAGAAGGTTGAGgcaaaggaaaaacaaaaagctGAGGAGGAAAAAGAGGATGGTGAAAAGTAGTAATGAAGACAATATAGCGATCAACAGTGAACAAAACAAGTTGGAAGAAAGGGGAGAAAGTCATGATACTCAAGAAGAAAAGGACAATGGGGAACAATTATCTCATGAAAGCAAGGTGAGGAAAGACAAAGAGGAAAACGACAAGACGGATCAagattcaaaagaaagaaaagtgataGATAACAAAGAGGAAGCTAAGGATATATTCACTAGCTTTAGCCCAAAAATCAAAAGCAGTAAAGGGACCAACCTTATAGTTGATTTAAACTACGAGGTGGATAAGCATAACTATGATTTTAAAGGTAACTCTAATGATGAAGTTGCAGAAAGCTTAATTCAACTTTTTGCTCCTAACTTGGTTTCTAACAAGGAAGAAGGAGAATTGGATGACGATCAAGATTGGACAGCCAAAAATCATTTGAAGGAAGTGGTTGAGAAAGAAGAACTGTCTCTTGTTAAAAGAGGGAGAAGCAGACGTAAAGGATAagtcaagaaaacaaagagaactgAGAAACAATTGTTCCCCTTAGCAAGGGAAAGAGTTCCAAATAGGCCCCtcccatatatgtttccatgatTTGTGCTATTTTTTGGAATATAAGAGCGTTAGATCCAAAAAAGCTATTCCTATATTGAAAAATCTTatcaaaaccaacaacaatgactTTGTAGCCATTATAGAGCCATTAGTCAACAAAAACAAGATTGAAGGTTATAAAAGATATTTGGGATATGATGACTGTATCACTACTGAAAATGGTAACCTCTGTTGTTTTTGGCGTAAAAATGTAGAAGTGGTGGACAATATTCATGATGAACAACATGCTACTCTCAAATTCAAGCAAAACATTAGAGACCAATTTGTGTATATTATTGCTGTTTATGCCAAGTGCACATCTGCTAAAAGGAAAGAGCTATGGAATAGCCTTGCTACTGTTAGTACTAATATTGATGGTCCATTGTGCATTGGTGGTGGTTTCAATGTAATAATGGACATTGATGAAAAGATGGGTGGATTaactcataaagcttacaaaagtATTGATTTTATTAGATGTATGGATCAATCTGGTGTAATAGATATTGGATTTGTGGGTTCTAAATTCACTTGGTGCAACAACTGAAACCAACATACAAACTTTAGAAGAGACTAGATAGAATTTTAGATAATGATCGGTGGGAGcaaaaatttcataataatGAGGTTAAGCATTTGGTCAGAACTGGTTTTGACCATAAACCACTACTCCTAAAGTGTAAAGATGCTTCTAACAACTTTATAAGTTATTTCAGGTTTCTAAATTTCTGGACAGACCAGGCTGATTTTTTGAATGTGGTTCAGGAAGTTTGAGAGGTGAATATTCCTGGTAATGTTATGTCGAGGCTGCATCAAAAGCTAAATCTTGTTAGTAAGAAATTGAGGGACTGGTCCAGGACCACTATAGGAAATGTTTTTGACCATGTTAAGAAATGGGAGGATAAAGTTCAAGTCCTGGAAGACTTGGAACTGTTTGATAACGGTGGTCAAGACAGAGAAGACCTCAACAGGACCCATGTTGAGTACATTAGATGGAAAGCTATGCAAGATTCTATACTTAAGAAAAAATCACAAATGAAGTggtttgaagaaggagaaagtaACACTAGATACGTTCATAGTGTCATCAGGGATAAAAGAAGAAGACTCCATATTCATAGAATAAAAAATAGTAAAGATAAATGGATCCATAGTGAGGACAAGATTTGTAATTCTGCTGTAAGACATTTCAAGAGGCTCTTTAGTAGCCAAAACAAGGATGTCGATCATGATTTACTTAAGGTTATTCCAAAGATCATCACAGAGGAAGACAATGAGATGTTTTACACCATgccagaagaagaagaaatcaatGGTGATATTTTTAGCATGAGTCCTACAAGTTCAGCAAGTCCTGATGGATACTCTGGAAGATTGTTTTCCAAAAATCTTGGCAAATCATCAAAAGGGAAGTTATTGAATTTGTCCATGAATGTTTTAATGGCAGTTTAATTTCTAGATATTTTACTCATACTTTTCTTACTCTAATTTCTAAAGTGAACCCTCCTACTATTTTTTCAGAGGTAAGACCTATTAGTCTTagtaattttttcataaaaattattattaagaTTTTATCCGTCAGGGTTAATAGGTTATTTCCAAAAGTCATTTCTGAAAATCAAAGTGGTTTTGTTAAAGATAGAATGATCACTGATAATGTTTTGCTTGCACAAGAGATTATTCCAGGAATTCCAAACCGACTAAAGGGGTACTGTAGTGATTAAATTAGACATGGTTAAAGCATATGATAAATTATCTTAGGAGTTCTTGATTGCTGTTTTACATAAGTTTGGTTTCTCTGAATCATTTATAAAACAATTGAGAGTTTTCTTATAGGTGTATGGTACTCCGTCATCATTAATGGTACCAGAACGAGTTTATTTAAATAAGAACAGGGCTTGAAACAAGCGGACCCTTTATCCCCTTCCCTCTTTATTATTTGCCTCTGAAGTTTTCACTAGAATGCTTAATAATCTTCTCACCGTAGATAAGTTTATTCTTTTTTCTATGAATCCTAAAGGGCCTAGTATTACACATCTTGCCTATGTTATCATCTTCAGTAGTGTGAACTCCAATTCTATTAAGCGCGTTATGAAGATTATCAATAGATATGAAAAGAGTTCTGGTCAGTTTAACAAACAAAATAGTTTTTTTCTCACTTCTACAAAATCTTCCACATATAGAATCAATAGAATTAGAGCTATCACAGGTTTTGTGGATAAATCTTTTCCTTTCACTTATCTTGGATGTCCTCTGTACATTGGTAGAAAGAGGATTTGCTACTTTGATaatatgatttctaaaattGTTTAAAGGCAGAGAGGTTGGAAAGGAAAGCTCCTATCACATGGTGGTAGAATGATACTATTAAACATGTTCTTTAAGCTATTCCTACTTATATTCTAGCTGCTATGTGTCCTCCCAAAGGAACTATAACCGTTCTGAAAAATATTTCAGCAGGTTCTTTTGGGGATCTTCAAGTGAAAAAACTATACATCATTGGGTATCATGGGACAATA
Coding sequences within it:
- the LOC132057922 gene encoding uncharacterized protein LOC132057922, coding for MSRLHQKLNLVSKKLRDWSRTTIGNVFDHVKKWEDKVQVLEDLELFDNGGQDREDLNRTHVEYIRWKAMQDSILKKKSQMKWFEEGESNTRYVHSVIRDKRRRLHIHRIKNSKDKWIHSEDKICNSAVRHFKRLFSSQNKDVDHDLLKVIPKIITEEDNEMFYTMPEEEEINGDIFSMSPTSSASPDGYSGRLFSKNLGKSSKGKLLNLSMNVLMAV